Proteins found in one Blastocatellia bacterium genomic segment:
- a CDS encoding zf-HC2 domain-containing protein, translated as MKCPGFEQVIDYLDGKLAPAEAARVAAHLASDCRACAETRGWYEGVRQVAASDDSIAPPAWVFKQAVRIFDTARRPRLGERIGEAIARLVFDSFARPQMAGIRSTETANRQMLYRAGDFSIDLQVVPSSESRGAIIGQVLREGDAAFESVANLRLEIARGDERPLTAVTDDRGEFKINDIDYGSYNLRIELADGRITIPRLPMTQD; from the coding sequence ATGAAATGCCCCGGGTTTGAGCAAGTGATTGATTACCTCGACGGCAAGCTGGCGCCGGCTGAAGCGGCGCGCGTCGCGGCGCATCTGGCGAGCGATTGCCGAGCCTGTGCCGAAACGCGGGGATGGTACGAAGGCGTGCGCCAGGTTGCCGCGAGCGACGACTCCATAGCGCCGCCCGCCTGGGTCTTCAAACAGGCCGTGCGCATCTTCGACACGGCGCGCCGCCCGCGACTCGGCGAGCGCATCGGGGAAGCCATTGCCCGGCTCGTCTTCGACAGCTTTGCGCGTCCGCAGATGGCGGGCATACGCTCGACCGAAACGGCGAACCGACAGATGCTGTATCGCGCCGGCGATTTCTCGATTGACTTGCAGGTTGTGCCTTCTAGCGAATCGCGCGGCGCGATCATCGGGCAGGTGTTGCGCGAAGGCGACGCGGCTTTTGAATCGGTGGCGAACCTGCGGCTCGAAATCGCGCGCGGCGATGAACGCCCGCTTACGGCGGTCACCGATGACCGGGGCGAATTCAAGATCAATGACATAGATTACGGAAGCTACAATCTGCGCATCGAGCTGGCGGATGGACGAATCACCATTCCGAGATTGCCGATGACGCAAGATTGA
- a CDS encoding CHAT domain-containing protein produces MSKELADKLINASSAEAFLRAQNGAAGWQMAAALKTEIDRLVGCDLASAGQLAARLEQLAAALGDRRAQAFADASRARVLHFSGSFTDAERLYEQASQSLRSAGLKTEAAALQTQAVGVLIDLGRYQDALRLAKGARRRLAAEPVQLAQLENNIGNIYYRLDRYRQSLTHYDRAREVFDVAGDETMRAFVDFNRANVLGEMDRHAEALALTESAATGFERAAQPAFAAEARFHIAYLQFLRGNYNEALAAYHAARDRLSALGSRMRVAWCDQEMAEVLLALNAFGEAAESAAAARAEFGECDMPYEAAQAAVVHALARMGQRQFDAAQADLLEARRVFDERNNPTTVATVDVYLAELALRRGELREAEAHTSAALHLFSRQRLATRTAYARLLGARVAYQQNDLKKASRLSRQALTAIEGLFAPAIAYQCHHLMGSIERDRKRRKPALASFRRAVDTIEQMRGGIVADEFKATFLHDKMHAYEDAIAACLDAGDDELIEEAFRLVESSKSRALADLMARYARKPAPSALKPDTRERLAKLIENLNWYSSQAGLADDKGEQRSAEIVDRYRQNAARCEQQIARLYRRLELESPGLAAIERFASIKAADLFDTLQTDETAVEYFATGEHVSAFVATRDGLRVARHIAARREVEQLLATLRFQLEKFNYGAAYVAAHFGQLRRATNETLGALYGRLFAPLESLVAGSRLIVIPHGELHYIPFQALKAGDQYLIDRYEISYAPSASVLKLCRARRDRASSADRANDGRLVALGLAESGTPSIEEEIRQLARLFPDALTLTGEAATRDNLFKAAPEARFLHLASHGYFRRDNPMFSFLKLADAPLNFYSLLDLQLNAEMVTLSACHTGVNKVFPGDELHGLMRGFLYAGAPSVVASLWAVSDHSTTELMREMYGGIRAGLSKRAALRQAQLATREAYGHPYYWAPFVLMGDPE; encoded by the coding sequence GTGAGCAAAGAACTCGCAGACAAGTTAATCAACGCATCGAGCGCCGAGGCGTTCTTGCGCGCGCAGAACGGCGCGGCGGGATGGCAAATGGCTGCGGCGCTGAAGACCGAGATTGACCGTCTGGTCGGCTGCGATCTGGCCAGCGCCGGTCAACTGGCGGCGCGCCTTGAACAGCTTGCCGCGGCCCTCGGCGACCGCCGTGCGCAAGCCTTCGCCGATGCCAGCCGCGCCCGCGTCCTGCATTTCAGCGGCAGCTTTACGGATGCCGAGCGGCTCTACGAGCAGGCGAGCCAATCGCTCAGGTCTGCCGGACTCAAGACCGAAGCTGCCGCCTTGCAAACGCAGGCGGTCGGCGTGCTGATCGATCTGGGCCGCTATCAAGACGCCCTGCGATTGGCGAAAGGCGCCCGCCGCCGCCTTGCCGCCGAGCCGGTTCAACTGGCGCAGCTCGAAAACAACATCGGCAACATTTATTACCGGCTCGACCGCTACCGGCAATCGCTGACCCATTACGACCGGGCGCGCGAAGTCTTTGACGTTGCCGGCGACGAGACCATGCGCGCCTTTGTGGATTTCAACCGCGCAAACGTGCTGGGCGAGATGGATCGCCACGCCGAGGCGCTGGCGCTTACCGAAAGCGCGGCCACGGGATTCGAGCGCGCCGCGCAGCCCGCCTTTGCCGCTGAAGCCCGCTTTCACATCGCCTACCTGCAATTCCTGCGCGGCAATTACAACGAAGCGCTCGCCGCCTATCACGCGGCCCGTGACCGTTTGAGCGCCCTCGGCAGCCGCATGCGCGTCGCCTGGTGCGATCAGGAGATGGCCGAAGTGCTGCTGGCGCTCAATGCTTTTGGCGAGGCCGCCGAGAGCGCCGCCGCCGCCCGCGCCGAGTTCGGCGAATGTGATATGCCTTACGAAGCGGCACAGGCCGCCGTCGTCCACGCCCTGGCGCGCATGGGCCAGCGGCAGTTCGACGCCGCGCAGGCAGATTTGCTTGAAGCGCGCCGGGTCTTTGACGAGCGCAACAACCCGACGACTGTCGCCACCGTTGACGTTTATCTGGCCGAGCTGGCACTCAGGCGCGGCGAGTTGCGCGAAGCCGAAGCCCATACGAGCGCCGCCTTGCATCTGTTCAGCCGCCAGCGACTGGCAACGCGCACCGCTTATGCGCGGCTGCTCGGGGCGCGCGTTGCGTATCAGCAGAATGATCTGAAGAAAGCGTCGCGTTTGTCGCGCCAGGCGCTCACTGCCATCGAAGGTTTGTTCGCGCCCGCCATCGCTTATCAATGCCACCATCTGATGGGCAGCATCGAGCGCGACCGCAAACGCCGCAAGCCGGCGCTCGCCAGTTTTCGCCGCGCCGTTGACACCATTGAACAGATGCGCGGCGGCATCGTCGCCGACGAATTCAAAGCGACCTTCCTGCATGACAAGATGCACGCTTACGAGGACGCCATCGCCGCCTGTCTCGATGCCGGCGATGATGAGCTGATCGAAGAAGCTTTCCGGCTGGTCGAGTCGTCGAAGTCGCGGGCGCTGGCCGACCTGATGGCCCGCTACGCGCGCAAGCCGGCGCCGAGCGCGCTCAAGCCCGACACCCGCGAGCGCTTGGCGAAGCTGATCGAAAATTTGAACTGGTACAGCTCGCAAGCCGGCCTTGCCGATGATAAAGGCGAGCAGCGCAGCGCCGAGATCGTCGACCGTTACCGGCAAAATGCCGCGCGCTGCGAGCAGCAGATCGCGCGGCTCTACCGTCGCCTTGAGCTTGAATCGCCCGGCCTTGCGGCGATTGAGCGTTTCGCTTCGATCAAGGCTGCCGATTTGTTTGATACGTTACAAACGGACGAAACCGCCGTCGAATACTTCGCGACCGGCGAGCACGTTTCGGCGTTCGTGGCGACGCGCGACGGCTTGCGCGTGGCGCGGCACATCGCCGCCCGCCGCGAAGTCGAACAGTTGCTCGCGACGCTGCGCTTTCAACTCGAAAAGTTCAACTATGGCGCCGCCTATGTCGCGGCGCATTTCGGTCAACTGCGCCGCGCGACGAACGAAACCTTGGGCGCGCTCTACGGGCGCCTGTTCGCGCCGCTCGAATCACTGGTTGCCGGCTCCAGGTTAATTGTCATCCCGCATGGCGAGTTGCATTACATTCCGTTCCAGGCGCTCAAGGCGGGCGACCAGTACCTGATTGATCGCTACGAAATCTCTTACGCGCCGAGCGCTTCGGTGCTGAAGCTCTGCCGCGCCCGCCGTGATCGAGCGTCGTCAGCCGACCGCGCAAATGATGGGCGGCTGGTGGCGCTGGGGCTTGCCGAGAGCGGCACGCCGAGCATCGAAGAAGAGATACGCCAGCTTGCCCGGCTCTTCCCCGACGCCCTGACGCTAACGGGAGAAGCGGCAACGCGCGACAACCTGTTCAAGGCGGCGCCCGAGGCGCGCTTTCTGCACCTGGCGTCACACGGGTATTTCCGGCGCGATAATCCGATGTTTTCTTTCTTGAAGCTGGCCGATGCGCCGTTGAACTTTTACAGCCTGCTCGATTTGCAGTTGAACGCCGAGATGGTGACGTTGTCGGCATGTCACACCGGCGTCAATAAAGTGTTTCCGGGCGACGAGCTGCACGGCTTGATGCGCGGCTTTCTTTACGCCGGCGCGCCGTCGGTCGTCGCCAGCCTGTGGGCGGTCAGCGATCATTCGACAACCGAGCTGATGCGCGAGATGTACGGCGGGATTCGCGCGGGTTTATCGAAGCGCGCCGCTTTACGCCAGGCTCAACTGGCGACCAGAGAGGCGTATGGTCATCCGTACTACTGGGCGCCGTTCGTGCTGATGGGCGACCCGGAATAG